In a genomic window of Candidatus Omnitrophota bacterium:
- a CDS encoding TIGR00730 family Rossman fold protein, producing the protein MARIAKDYEIGDKAIDNLIDELVKKISSAESAHLLREIITTAVKLGRESDDKGDLKLVNNVLKELRYSFRVFSPYRNIKKVIIFGSARSKKASAEYKMAEEFSRKLTEKGYMVVTGGGPGIMEAGNKGALAGKDFALNIRLPFEQKPNPYIDEKERLINFKYFFTRKLVFVKETDATALFPGGFGTNDEGFEMLTLIQTGKSKPRPIVLMEPKGSTYWVDWKRFINNQLFKNDFVKKEDFNLFYMAKSIDEAIKYIEDFYRIYHSIRYVAGLTVMRLNKKISDKTLDLINREFKDILASGEICFSPPTEEEIQKGEYPQLPRLIMNFNLRDYGRLCQMVGVINRD; encoded by the coding sequence ATGGCCAGGATAGCAAAAGATTATGAAATTGGCGACAAAGCCATAGATAATTTAATCGATGAGCTGGTTAAAAAAATCAGCTCTGCGGAAAGCGCGCATTTGTTAAGGGAAATAATCACCACCGCGGTTAAATTAGGCAGGGAGTCTGATGATAAGGGTGACCTTAAGCTTGTAAATAACGTGCTTAAAGAATTACGCTATTCCTTTAGGGTGTTTTCTCCCTATAGAAATATTAAAAAAGTAATTATCTTTGGTTCAGCTAGATCTAAAAAAGCATCAGCTGAATATAAGATGGCTGAAGAATTTTCAAGGAAGCTAACTGAAAAAGGCTATATGGTGGTAACCGGAGGCGGCCCCGGGATTATGGAGGCCGGCAATAAGGGGGCATTGGCTGGAAAAGATTTCGCCTTAAACATCCGCCTGCCTTTTGAGCAAAAGCCCAATCCTTATATCGATGAAAAAGAGAGGTTGATTAATTTTAAATATTTTTTTACCAGAAAGCTGGTTTTTGTCAAAGAAACCGACGCCACCGCTTTATTTCCGGGCGGGTTTGGCACAAATGACGAAGGCTTTGAAATGCTTACGCTCATTCAAACCGGAAAATCCAAGCCCCGGCCGATAGTTTTAATGGAACCTAAAGGCTCTACCTATTGGGTTGATTGGAAGCGTTTCATAAATAACCAGCTGTTTAAAAATGACTTTGTGAAAAAAGAGGATTTTAACCTTTTTTACATGGCTAAAAGCATCGATGAAGCAATCAAATATATCGAAGATTTTTATCGGATCTACCACTCGATCAGGTATGTTGCCGGTTTGACGGTAATGCGGCTGAATAAAAAAATTTCCGATAAAACTTTGGATCTGATCAACCGGGAATTTAAAGATATTCTGGCAAGCGGCGAAATTTGTTTTTCTCCTCCCACCGAAGAGGAGATCCAAAAGGGGGAGTATCCGCAGTTGCCCCGGCTGATCATGAACTTTAATCTGCGCGATTACGGCCGGCTTTGCCAGATGGTTGGTGTTATTAACAGGGATTAA